In Chanodichthys erythropterus isolate Z2021 chromosome 18, ASM2448905v1, whole genome shotgun sequence, the following are encoded in one genomic region:
- the ctsl.1 gene encoding cathepsin L.1 isoform X1 → MRLLVVTAAFLAVASAASLSLEDMEFHAWKMKFGKIYRSTEEESHRKMTWLSNRKLVLVHNMMADQGIKSYRLGMTYFADMSNEEYRQVAFHGCLGSMNNTKARGGSTFFRLRDSAVLPDTVDWRDKGYVTDVKDQKDCGSCWAFSATGSLEGQTFKKTGKLVSLSEQQLVDCSGDYGNMGCGGGLMDQAFQYIEANKGLDTEDSYPYEAVVSLKVCEKKNLTLKLQLRLFNNFCSSIFSTQDGQCRFNPSTVGATCTGYVDVASGDESALQEAVATIGPVSVAIDAGHSSFQLYASGVYDEPDCSSSDLDHGVLAVGYGTNNGEDYWLVKNSWGLDWGQNGYILMSRNKNNQCGIATASSYPLV, encoded by the exons ATGAGGCTTTTGGTTGTCACCGCTGCTTTTCTGGCTGTTGCCAGTGCTGCCAGTCTTTCTCTTGAGGACATGGAGTTCCACGCATGGAAAATGAAATTTG GTAAGATCTACCGTTCTACTGAGGAAGAGTCACATCGTAAGATGACCTGGTTGTCCAATCGCAAACTGGTTTTGGTCCACAACATGATGGCAGATCAGGGCATCAAATCCTACAGGCTTGGCATGACATACTTTGCTGACATg AGCAATGAGGAATACAGACAGGTGGCGTTCCATGGATGCCTGGGCTCCATGAACAACACTAAGGCCCGTGGTGGTTCCACATTCTTCCGGCTGAGAGATAGCGCTGTGCTGCCCGATACCGTTGACTGGAGGGACAAGGGCTATGTGACCGATGTTAAAGACCAGAAGGATTGTGGATCATGCTGGGCCTTCAGTGCA ACTGGTTCCCTAGAGGGCCAAACATTCAAGAAGACAGGGAAACTGGTGTCCTTGAGTGAGCAGCAACTGGTGGACTGTTCTGGTGATTATGGGAACATGGGCTGTGGTGGGGGACTAATGGACCAGGCCTTCCAGTACATTGAAGCCAATAAAGGTCTGGATACAGAGGATTCCTACCCGTATGAGGCTGTGGTGAGTCTTAAagtttgtgagaaaaaaaacttgacCCTAAAGCTTCAGCTGAggctttttaataatttttgctCCTCAATATTCTCCACACAGGATGGTCAGTGCCGTTTCAACCCGAGCACTGTAGGCGCCACTTGCACAGGATATGTTGACGTCGCCAGTGGGGATGAAAGTGCACTACAGGAGGCTGTTGCTACAATCGGCCCTGTGTCTGTTGCCATTGATGCTGGACACAGCAGCTTTCAGCTCTATGCATCTG GTGTCTACGATGAGCCTGATTGCAGCAGCTCTGATTTAGATCATGGTGTCCTGGCTGTTGGTTATGGAACTAACAATGGAGAGGACTACTGGCTTGTTAAGAACAg CTGGGGTCTGGACTGGGGTCAAAATGGTTACATCTTGATGTCCAGGAACAAGAATAACCAATGTGGCATTGCTACTGCATCCAGTTACCCTCTGGTCTAA
- the ctsl.1 gene encoding cathepsin L.1 isoform X2: protein MRLLVVTAAFLAVASAASLSLEDMEFHAWKMKFGKIYRSTEEESHRKMTWLSNRKLVLVHNMMADQGIKSYRLGMTYFADMSNEEYRQVAFHGCLGSMNNTKARGGSTFFRLRDSAVLPDTVDWRDKGYVTDVKDQKDCGSCWAFSATGSLEGQTFKKTGKLVSLSEQQLVDCSGDYGNMGCGGGLMDQAFQYIEANKGLDTEDSYPYEAVDGQCRFNPSTVGATCTGYVDVASGDESALQEAVATIGPVSVAIDAGHSSFQLYASGVYDEPDCSSSDLDHGVLAVGYGTNNGEDYWLVKNSWGLDWGQNGYILMSRNKNNQCGIATASSYPLV from the exons ATGAGGCTTTTGGTTGTCACCGCTGCTTTTCTGGCTGTTGCCAGTGCTGCCAGTCTTTCTCTTGAGGACATGGAGTTCCACGCATGGAAAATGAAATTTG GTAAGATCTACCGTTCTACTGAGGAAGAGTCACATCGTAAGATGACCTGGTTGTCCAATCGCAAACTGGTTTTGGTCCACAACATGATGGCAGATCAGGGCATCAAATCCTACAGGCTTGGCATGACATACTTTGCTGACATg AGCAATGAGGAATACAGACAGGTGGCGTTCCATGGATGCCTGGGCTCCATGAACAACACTAAGGCCCGTGGTGGTTCCACATTCTTCCGGCTGAGAGATAGCGCTGTGCTGCCCGATACCGTTGACTGGAGGGACAAGGGCTATGTGACCGATGTTAAAGACCAGAAGGATTGTGGATCATGCTGGGCCTTCAGTGCA ACTGGTTCCCTAGAGGGCCAAACATTCAAGAAGACAGGGAAACTGGTGTCCTTGAGTGAGCAGCAACTGGTGGACTGTTCTGGTGATTATGGGAACATGGGCTGTGGTGGGGGACTAATGGACCAGGCCTTCCAGTACATTGAAGCCAATAAAGGTCTGGATACAGAGGATTCCTACCCGTATGAGGCTGTG GATGGTCAGTGCCGTTTCAACCCGAGCACTGTAGGCGCCACTTGCACAGGATATGTTGACGTCGCCAGTGGGGATGAAAGTGCACTACAGGAGGCTGTTGCTACAATCGGCCCTGTGTCTGTTGCCATTGATGCTGGACACAGCAGCTTTCAGCTCTATGCATCTG GTGTCTACGATGAGCCTGATTGCAGCAGCTCTGATTTAGATCATGGTGTCCTGGCTGTTGGTTATGGAACTAACAATGGAGAGGACTACTGGCTTGTTAAGAACAg CTGGGGTCTGGACTGGGGTCAAAATGGTTACATCTTGATGTCCAGGAACAAGAATAACCAATGTGGCATTGCTACTGCATCCAGTTACCCTCTGGTCTAA